Below is a genomic region from Sulfitobacter sp. OXR-159.
GCATCTCTTCGAGATAGATTTCGCGCAGACGGGGCGCCAATTTGCCCGGCGTGCCGCTGCCGATCTTGGCGCCGTCAATCTCAACTACGGGGGTCACAAAAGCACTGGCCGAGGTCACAAACGCCTCATCCGCCTGCTGTGCCTCTTCGATGGTAAAGTTACGCTCTTCGACCTGCATCTGTGCCTCACGGGCCAGTTCCAGCACCGCCTTGCGGGTGATGCCGTGCAGGATGTCGCTGGAGGTCTCGCGCGTGACGATCTTGCCGTCTTTCACGATATAGGCGTTGTTCGAGGTGCCTTCGGTGACGAAACCGTCTTCGACCATCCAAGCGTCTTCGACACCCGCCTTCTTGGCCATCATCTTGCCCATCGATGGGTAGAGAAGCTGCACCGTTTTGATGTCGCGACGGCCCCAGCGGATGTCTTCGATGCTGATGACGCGGATGCCATCACGGGCGGCAGGGTTGTCGGCCAGACCCGGTTTCGACTGGGTGAACAGAACCAGCGACGGCGCGGTGGTTTCGGGATCGGGGAAGGCGAAATCACGGTCGCCATCCGACCCGCGCGTGACCTGAAGGTAGATCAGCCCGTCTTTGATGTCATTCAGCCGCACCAACTCGCGGTGAATTTCCAGCAGTTC
It encodes:
- a CDS encoding D-amino-acid transaminase, producing the protein MRTVYVNGEYLPEDQAKVSIFDRGFLMADGVYEVTSVLDGKLIAFDGHAERLTRSMNELDMRAPATTEELLEIHRELVRLNDIKDGLIYLQVTRGSDGDRDFAFPDPETTAPSLVLFTQSKPGLADNPAARDGIRVISIEDIRWGRRDIKTVQLLYPSMGKMMAKKAGVEDAWMVEDGFVTEGTSNNAYIVKDGKIVTRETSSDILHGITRKAVLELAREAQMQVEERNFTIEEAQQADEAFVTSASAFVTPVVEIDGAKIGSGTPGKLAPRLREIYLEEMRKTAI